ctatcttatttttattgccgTTCAATGGCAAGACACGCATCTTCAGCTCGCGCTTCAGATCGGCAACCTAGTTATAAAGTAGGTAGTTCGCAGGCTCATTTATAATGTACTTATTACTCACCTTCATTTCGGCAACATTCCTTTCTGCCATTtctattgatatattttatagaaatacaatacacaacaaaattcaaaaaatgtatattgatTATGCAGCCCTGTGTCGTGCAGTAGACAGAGCTGTTCAATTAGAAAAACAGAGATGATTTTAGACTGATATTCAAATATAGcatattaatgaatttttgttttgcatacaatttgtttaagacaaataaattttcgcAGCAAATTAACGTGTTGTATATACAAagtgtaataaatattaaaaaaataaagggtGGCAGCCCTGGTCCGAGAAAAAATACCGATAGTTTCATTAAAGTCGGAAAACATGGCAGCTCTTGAAAACAAGAGAGcgatttgaaaattaaaaaaaaaatggattaaCAAAGTAATTAAAGTGATTATGAAGAATCCAATGaaattctaaattatttaaaatgaaggTTAATGATTCGATAAAGGCTTGAAGCTCCTCACCCCTCggggagagaagttacaaaaataattctaaaaataaattttaaaaaatctaaaaaactCTAACAAaggctttaaaataaagaaaaaatgtaagaaGTTACATTTTTACAACTTACCTTTTTTTGGAAATCTACCATTTTAGGTAAAAACAAAATCCAACCAGATCGGTCATTTTAACTACGTGGCAGCACTGCGCTTTCGCTGTTTTTGTTTACCTGTTCGCTTGCAGAGTTGGTCGTGTTATTACCGTTTTGGCCGTcaacacaaaaattatgtttaaataatgTCTGCCGAGATATCTGGCTTTCGGCGCTTTCTTCACTGGGGTCCAATAACCGCGCTAAGTAAGTAAGGCCAACGGCTGCGATTAAAttccataaaaataaagcacacGCCCACGTATTCATCATCGATTCCAATTTGCTTATTAAATATGGATAGCAAATTTGCTAATAAGAATTGAACAGTTGAtgacatttgaaaattaacaagTGCACAAAACAGAGTGAATGAACTATGGGCAAAAGAGAACCAACGATTGGTCACTAACAAGTGACCCTAAGTGACGCTAAGCACCGACACAATCCTCACCCTACCTcacaatttgtgtgtgttgtgtctgCAGCGTAATATCGTGTTTCATATTTCGAGACGTCGCCGCACTTTCTCACCCCCGCGTCAACATGCACGACCGACCAAGTGATGGACGACATGGATAGTTTCCAAAAGGAGTGGCAGGCCATTTAATTCGCGTAAAATGCTGCGCTAATTGCGTTTTAGTTGTTCCATCATACCAAATTTCCCATTTTACCTCTCTGTATTAATATCCGGAATAATATTGAGAGACCCGCTGAAAATGTCGTGCAATCTGACTATTCAGCCCCCCATCAGGACCAGACGGTAGACGGTAATACGACATCCGGTTCATGTTGTGCCAACGGTAAAGGGCAACCTTGATATTGAGCTGCGGTATACAgtatatcataaatttttatgacaaaaaaatgaacaattattttaaacaaaaaattatttttcgtgtcatatgtCTTTCTCTTAGACAGAATTtaaaagatagaaaaaaagttaaaacctttttttttaattaaaaaaaattagtagtGGAAATGGTTTGAGTTCTAGCAccagttaatatttatttatttaattcccTATCAGTACTATtttacttaacatttttcatacCATTAAATTTGTACTTGCGATTTTTCTTACCAGCAcctttttaattgtaatttttatgtttactaTTTTGTTATTTGGGATATTATACTAtagcgtatttttaattgagattTTACAGtccagcaaatatttatttgggaTTTCTCATTggaaattgatcaaaaaaaaagttgagacAGAATTGAAGCatatttcaaagtaatttactGTAGACCGGAATTCTTAACCAtttaactttatcaaataattatttttcgctggaaaacaaagtgaaaatatttaatcataataaatattcatcaGAATTTCCAGCCCTGACTAAAACACCCCTGATATAgtgataaaatttatttattttcttcaaaaaaaaaaaaaaccatcaCTGTTATTTGAGTTATACgacttttttattatgattgcTAATGATTATTAGAACAACTTAGAAAAGGTAAATAATGAAATCCATTGGCTCTAAGTACTATAaggaattcaaaataaatatcaatatttgttGCTTTATCCAAATAATTAGCTGACATACTGTAAGAGTACATAGCTTAATTACTAAATTTGGGCAGCTTGTTGCTCTTGGTCATGCCTGAAACAGGTGCTCCTAGTCGTTGAAATGTTATTGCCACCCTTGCGTTAACGCTTAATCAAGACGCgacacaataaaataaataaatgtgtttaatTTCATTGGCACGCACATCTGGTGACCATTCGACCAGAGCTACTATCGTAATATAACAATAGCTAATCTCTCATTGCGATGGTTTAACGCACACCGAAAATGTTATACCATGCATGcgatttaaatatgtattatttgtcTTTTATTCATTTCAGGCATCATTAAATGTATAACGCTGACGACGCTTTATATGAACTCGATGTGGTGGCCGCCAAATGAATCATTTGCCGCCTTTGCACATCAGGCGCTGTTCCTGCTCCTCTCCACATTGGCCACTTTCAATTACATCATGGCCACGCTGACAGGTCCCGGCCTGCTGCCAAAACAATGGCAGCCCAAGGTAAAACAACGATAGATGGGGCCCAACCCAGCCGTAATCCCACAGTCGAAACCCACTCCCTTCCGTAAGAGAAACTGGTAGGAaatgctacagtcgagcaaaCTCGACTGTGAAAGACCCTGTActagttttgttaaaaaaaactcttgtACGAACAAACATTAAGGGTTTCTCTTCTTCAAGTTTCTTAAATCTAGATGTTTATTCTAACAGCTATGGCTTTTTTGAATTGGATCAATCTGATCAACAATACAAAAGAATTGGCAATTTGTTGAGCTCTCGagttattgcatatttttaccCATATGTAGTAAATTATTGATCGAACTTATATTCTTCATGTAATtgatcaatttttttcaatttttattatttacgtAGTGTTTATGGAtgatttgatatattttttaagttacaaGAAGACGTGATTTCGTAATGTTActgtaaaattttcattattaattctAGAAtgcaactttaaattataaattattacaatattaaGCTTGCTacctacattttttttttagctgtatCTTGGACAATTGTCGAATGCCAATACTTTAGTCCATGACTGTAATGACTTCAGGCTGTTACGCACACTTTTCTTTCGGCAAACTTAGTATACTCTTTGTACTTTTCAAGTACAGGGtctttaaacaataaaacattttgtcGTGACACGCTGCTGCTGACATTGGCATGCATGGAAAATGTTTGTCAACTGTTTTTCACTGGTGGGTCAAAACTTACCACCAATGTTAGGGCGTGCCACATGCATATacctatttatataatatagtatagtatattAATAGTTTTCCTTTATATACACGCAGTTCTTTGTACCGTGAAATGGATGAAGAGGGAACTTTGAATAGGTGACCGTACTAGAATTTAGCAGTATGGCGATTGACATGCATTTGGTTTACACCCTAGTGATTGATTTGtccgttttgttgttgttgaattggGCCCGCCTGCTTGTCCATTTGTGCGGTGTCACTTTTCAGCTcggaaattattatttagccCAACATTTCACATTTCCTGAGACAGCCAATTTGCAAATCATTCAAGTCAAGTGCCGGGGCATGAATCAGTCTAAACAAATGGGTCATAGCACTGACGGGATCGCGTGCTCAATCCTTTATCGCAGCTGGCGGCTAATGCACCAATTAAACGCTGCAATTTGCTtgaaaacaaagccaaaacgTCGGGCGATAAGGACGGTAAAAACGACTGCAAGTTAGACAAATCGCTGGTGAGACGACACGGGGGGTCACCAACAATTTCGACACCAATAATTTTTGGCCACACCGCGACCCAATAATTTATGAAGGGGTCAGTGCGGCAAGCATGTCACGCGATAACGTTAACGCATCCAAAGCAGGGATGATGCctaaaatacattattttatatgaacCAGAATAATTTCCAGAATTTTCAAAACTATGAAATTTAAACTCGTATACTTAAgagtttctttgttttcaaACCTATGGTAAGAAAATTCCCTTTTAGGTTAGTAATtagaatgtaaaaaaaattgtattctatTATATCAATGACTATTTCGTCAATATCAACGACTTTATCTACAGGATTTATACTtaactacttaaaaataatttttacaaaatgtgttttttaagCATCACATTTCACTTCTGTTTAATctatctaaaaatttaaaaaaaattgacttttggTATCCATGAAATcggctttaaaaattattagtaCTATTTTAATTGACACCAGTTAgcatttaatacaaataattttacaaaaattattttcgagTATGGGTATATTTTATACCTCCgcttaaaattttcaagtttCCGCAACACTTTCTTTgtgacaatttttaaatgcctaATTTagattgtttgtttaactGTAATAACAATCTAAAATACGTagttataaatagtttttgaatgtttttcttgaatttcttAACTTTTGCACCTGCCAAATATCCATGTCTGGCTATGAAATAGCTTAATAGGCAACACTGGTACGAAGTCGTGCGCATAGTGCAATTACCcgaatttgcataaatgtttTGTAGCCAGGTCGCCAGACGCGACGCAATGGGCGGTGACCTGGGTGGTTGGGTCACTTAATGAGCTGCTCGTCGTTAAGTTTTTGTTGTAGATGGCGGCGTCGGAGGCATAAatcataaaacttttatatatcacgcatattttgaatttctatTTGGCAGGACCCCAAGGACACCGAGTTCCTGCAGTACTGTAAGGAGTGTGAGGGCTATAAAGCGCCTCGATCGCATCACTGTCGCAAATGTAAGTGAATTCGAATTCGGCAATTCCAAACCTCTCACTCAAGAGACTTTATCCATTCTTTATcatatttatcttttgcaGGCAATCGTTGTGTTAAGAAAATGGATCATCATTGTCCTTGGATAAATCATTGCGTTGGTTGGGCCAACCACGCCCACTTTAGTTACTTTCTGCTCTTCTCCATATTGGGCAGCATTCAGGGAACTGTGGTGCTCAGTTGTTCCTTTTATCGTGGCATTTATCGCTATTATTATCTAACACATGGACTGGCGCACTTGGCCAGCGTACAGTTCACAGTGGTCAGCATTATAATGTGCATCCTGGGCATGGGCCTGGCCATTGGCGTTGTGATTGGTCTGAGCATGTTGCTCTATATACAGCTCAAGACAATTGTCAGCAATCAAACGGGCAT
The genomic region above belongs to Drosophila innubila isolate TH190305 chromosome 3R unlocalized genomic scaffold, UK_Dinn_1.0 2_E_3R, whole genome shotgun sequence and contains:
- the LOC117789761 gene encoding palmitoyltransferase ZDHHC6, with the protein product MSAEISGFRRFLHWGPITALSIIKCITLTTLYMNSMWWPPNESFAAFAHQALFLLLSTLATFNYIMATLTGPGLLPKQWQPKDPKDTEFLQYCKECEGYKAPRSHHCRKCNRCVKKMDHHCPWINHCVGWANHAHFSYFLLFSILGSIQGTVVLSCSFYRGIYRYYYLTHGLAHLASVQFTVVSIIMCILGMGLAIGVVIGLSMLLYIQLKTIVSNQTGIEIWIVEKALYRRYRSLTDEQFVYPYDLGWRLNLRQVFNEECQKRGDGIEWTVTEGCDQFTLTREQLAQKQEKRARTRTYKCISNVTGRWLPIFSQGWRVCVSAPCTDEPRIRLQPGDIIKVTRFRRHWLFGEREPSDLGSKKPQRKGPIRGWFPRRSVVALTEVPDSESSDDIKNGKASNGNGNGHSHKKQQQSNGHSKKYM